The following proteins are encoded in a genomic region of Chaetodon auriga isolate fChaAug3 chromosome 8, fChaAug3.hap1, whole genome shotgun sequence:
- the dpy19l1l gene encoding dpy-19-like 1, like — MVAKNRKQSGKSPATQTDRDKSPLVSPPGKSNARRPGREGKAFNSSHPNGLSGIRHKLGLTPAAAVKLGITLLLAALSGYLHWHHLSQLFENDRHFSHLSNLEKEMAFRTEMGLYYSYYKTIIEAPSFLDGLHMIMNDRLTEYPLVINTLKRFNLYPEVVLASWYRMYTGVMGYFGIPTKMCWSINRGEGLTPVDSCEGMGDPAYFYVTFVFLLNGAMMSLFFIYGAYLSGSRLGGVVTAMCFFFNHGESTRVMWTPPLRESFAYPFLVLQMLLLTYILRTRNPSRMAMVALGVSNLCFMLPWQFAQFVLLTQVASLFASYILGYLGAAKMQSILVTHMNTLFVCFILMFGNSMLLTSFYASSLVSIWAIIALRDRFAQVFKPGIVTWVMQCLAWVGSTVLLKFMLSTVLCASDDAHISALIKSKFTSYKDFHTLMYTCAAEFDFIELETPVRYLKTLLLPINMLVVALIAGRTIQDVVRFLRDGGKTDDVDETAGSEIVGKGELVYHSLQLVAFAVLAVLIMRLKLFLTPHMCIMASLICSKQLFGWIGEKVKHQIVVFAVLAIMAIQGVANLQAQWAIIGEFSNLPQEELLDWIQDNTRPDSVFAGAMPTMASVKLSTGRPIVNHPHYEDAGLRERTKLVYSMYSRMSGETVKRNLMKLGVDFFVLEDSWCTRRTRPGCSMPEIWDIEDPQNVGKTPLCTHMSRNSRPHFTTVFSNDIYKVLKVPKAAKDLR; from the exons ATGGtggctaaaaacagaaaacagtccGGGAAGAGTCCAGCGACCCAGACTGACCGCGACAAGAGCCCGCTTGTTTCGCCCCCTGGCAAAAGTAACGCCAGGCGACCAGGCAGGGAAGGCAAAGCTTTCAACAGCTCCCATCCAAACGGGCTCTCCGGCATCAGACACAAGCTCGGGCTAACTCCCGCTGCAGCCGTGAAGCTGGGAATTACTCTTCTCCTCG ctgctctgtctggGTATCTCCACTG GCATCATCTCTCACAGCTGTTTGAGAATGACAGACACTTTTCACACTTGTCCAACCTGGAGAAGGAAATGGCATTTCGGACAGAAATG GGTTTGTACTATTCCTACTACAAGACCATTATTGAGGCTCCTTCTTTCCTAGACGGCCTCCACATGATCATGAATGATCGGCTGACAGAGTACCCGCTGGTTATTAACACCCTGAAGAGATTCAACCTCTACCCAGAG GTGGTCCTGGCCAGCTGGTACCGGATGTACACAGGTGTTATGGGGTACTTTGGGATTCCCACGAAGATGTGCTGGTCCATTAACAGAGGAGAGGGACTTACGCCCGTGGACAGCTGTGAAG GGATGGGCGACCCGGCGTATTTCTACGTAACCTTTGTGTTCCTGCTGAACGGTGCGATGATGAGCCTGTTCTTCATTTACGGCGCCTACCTGAG CGGCAGTCGGCTGGGCGGCGTTGTTACCGccatgtgttttttcttcaacCACGGCGAG AGCACTCGTGTGATGTGGACTCCACCCCTGAGGGAGAGCTTTGCCTACCCCTTCTTAGTCTTGCAGATGCTCCTTCTCACCTACATCCTACG GACACGGAACCCGAGCAGGATGGCCATGGTCGCCCTGGGCGTCTCCAATTTGTGCTTCATGCTCCCTTGGCAGTTCGCccagtttgtgctgctcacTCAG gTGGCTTCTCTGTTTGCTTCCTACATCCTGGGATACCTCGGCGCCGCCAAGATGCAGTCCATCCTGGTCACTCACATG AACACTCTCTTCGTCTGCTTCATCCTGATGTTTGGCAACTCCATGCTGCTCACGTCCTTCTACGCCTCCTCACTCGTCTCCATCTGG GCAATCATTGCATTGAGGGATCGATTTGCTCAAGTCTTCAAACCAGGCATCGTCACATGG gtCATGCAGTGTTTGGCTTGGGTCGGCTCCACAGTTCTGCTCAAATTCATGCTGTCCACAGTGCTCTGCGCCTCAGATGAT gCTCACATTAGTGCACTGATCAAGTCCAAGTTCACGAGCTACAAAGACTTCCACACTCTGATGTACACGTGTGCTGCTGAATTTGACTTCATTGAGTTAGAG accCCTGTACGTTACCTTAAAACCCTGCTGCTGCCCATCAACATGCTGGTGGTTGCTCTCATCGCTGGGAGG ACCATCCAGGATGTAGTCCGGTTCCTGAGGGACGGAGGGAAGACGGACGATGTTGATGAGACTGCAGG GTCTGAAATAGTCGGAAAAGGAGAG CTGGTGTaccacagcctgcagctggtGGCGTTTGCCGTCCTCGCCGTCCTCATCATGCGTCTGAAGCTCTTCCTGACGCCCCACATGTGCATCATGGCCTCGCTCATCTGCTCCAAACAG TTGTTTGGCTGGATTGGGGAGAAGGTCAAACACCAGATCGTGGTGTTTGCAGTCTTGGCCATCATGGCCATACAGGGAGTGGCCAACCTGCAGGCCCAGTGGGCGATCATTGGAGAGTTCAGCAACCTGCcgcaggaggagctgctggactGGATCCAGGACAACACGCGGCCTG ATTCTGTGTTTGCTGGGGCGATGCCCACCATGGCCAGCGTGAAGCTTTCCACAGGTCGGCCCATCGTCAACCACCCCCACTATGAAGACGCTGGTCTGAG GGAGAGAACCAAGCTGGTGTACTCCATGTACAGCCGCATGTCCGGAGAAACGGTGAAGAGGAACCTGATGAAGCTGGGAGTGGACTTCTTCGTCCTGGAGGACTCTTGGTGCACCAGGCGAACCAG gcccGGCTGCAGCATGCCAGAGATCTGGGACATTGAGGATCCCCAAAATGTCGGTAAAACTCCCCTCTGCACCCACATGTCCAGAAACTCACGACCCCACTTCACCACCGTCTTTTCCAATGACATTTACAAAGTTCTCAAAGTCCCCAAAGCTGCCAAAGATCTCAGATAA